In Electrophorus electricus isolate fEleEle1 chromosome 1, fEleEle1.pri, whole genome shotgun sequence, a single window of DNA contains:
- the zeb2b gene encoding zinc finger E-box-binding homeobox 2b isoform X3 translates to MRQTMADGPRCKRRKQANPRRKNVLNYENVVETGSETEEEDKLPVSEEDGLLNGVGSPASLANHEPAAPPSPRLGHTLMTKAEDEDEEMRDSGVEHVWHENDMLRASVDGTDELKDDFDCMGADATLQPVGNGTVKSVDCMSEFEEFFAKRKLPDVEAHVVSIADYLQRSDTAIIYPEAPEEIARLGTPEATGPEENDLPPGTPDAFAQLLTCPYCDRGYKRLTSLKEHIKYRHEKNEENFSCPLCSYTFAYRTQLERHMATHKPGRDQHQLLNQGSGNRKFKCTECGKAFKYKHHLKEHLRIHSGEKPYECPNCKKRFSHSGSYSSHISSKKCIGLITVNGRMRNSMKSGSSPTSASSSPTNAAITQLRHKLENGKPLGPHEQPTHLSIKSEPLDFNDYKLMMASHGYGTPAPFLNGGMGAGSPLGIPNSQSPLQHLGVGMDSQTLGYPSLANNLSEVQKVLQIVDNTVCRQKMDCKPEELSKLKAYMKELGSQIEERKQGLASPGGPQTGLPLVNHNGATKSIIDYTLEKVNEAKACLQSLNTDSKRQISNIKKEKLNHMIDLGAEEKMHENNIMFTPFSCQYCKETFPGPIPLHQHERYLCKMNEEIKAVLQPSDNIMPGKQGMFGEKHAHPLSAIISEKVFTSSINPYKDHMSVLKAYFAMNMEPNSEELLKISIAVGLPQEFVKEWFEQRKVYQYASSRTPPLDRNTLEVGLPAANHMPIKDSAHARSPLSLVKSLDRITSPSIVELHNNINNCDAPLRLAKTPQFPGPKQLGDKLDHSRSNTPSPLNLSSASSKNSHSSSYTPNSLTSEDLQAEPLDLSLPKLLKEPKHVLSLRGRPKPNGAPLDHNPIASPREHLEEPLNLAYLSKKEFGSPNSSLDKSTSPMFGINPFAAKPLYTSLPPQSAFPAAPFMPPVQASLPGLRPYPTLDQMSFLPHMAYTYTTGAASFAELQQRRKYQRKPGFQGELLDGTAGYLSGLDDMTDSDACLTRKKIKKTESGMYACDLCDKTFQKSSSLLRHKYEHTGKRPHQCQICKKAFKHKHHLIEHSRLHSGEKPYQCDKCGKRFSHSGSYSQHMNHRYSYCKREAEEREAAEREARDKGHLEPTELLMKRAYLQGLTPPPVYPERPERDAILRDGVVVDRVGGGARSGARARPEEAEGPYGKERGGRREEEFEEFEEESENKSVDTDLDTARDEENGEHSMDDSSLDGKTETKSDHEDNMEDAM, encoded by the exons TGCTGAACTATGAGAATGTGGTGGAGACTGGATCCGAGACTGAAGAAGAAGACAAGTTGCCGGTGTCGGAGGAGGATGGCCTACTCAATGGCGTGGGAAGCCCTGCCAGCCTAGCCAATCACGAGCCAGCAGCACCGCCATCCCCAAGGCTGGGCCACACGCTGATGACGAAggctgaggatgaggacgaAGAGATGAGGGACAGTGGCGTGGAGCACGTTTGGCATGAGAATGACATGCTGAGGGCCTCAGTGGATGGTACTG ATGAACTGAAAGATGACTTTGACTGCATGGGGGCAGATGCCACTTTGCAGCCTGTTGGGAACGGTACAG TGAAGAGTGTGGACTGCATGTCTGAGTTTGAGGAGTTTTTCGCCAAGAGGAAGCTGCCCGACGTCGAGGCCCATGTGGTCAGCATCGCCGACTACCTGCAGCGGAGCGACACTGCCATCATCTACCCCGAGGCCCCCGAGGAGATCGCCCGGCTGGGCACGCCGGAGGCCACCGGGCCCGAGGAGAATG ACCTGCCACCTGGAACTCCAGATGCTTTTGCCCAACTGTTGACCTGCCCCTACTGCGACCGCGGCTACAAGCGCTTGACTTCCCTGAAGGAGCACATCAAGTATCGCCATGAGAAGAACGAGGAGAACTTCTCCTGCCCTCTGTGTAGCTACACGTTCGCCTACCGCACTCAGCTGGAGAGACATATGGCCACGCACAAGCCAGGACGAGATCAG CACCAACTGCTGAACCAGGGATCTGGCAACCGCAAGTTCAAATGCACAGAATGTGGCAAGGCCTTCAAATACAAGCACCATCTGAAGGAGCACCTGCGGATCCACAGTG gagaaAAGCCGTACGAATGCCCAAACTGCAAGAAGCGCTTCTCCCACTCGGGCTCCTACAGTTCTCACATCAGTAGTAAGAAGTGCATCGGCCTGATCACCGTCAACGGCCGAATGAGGAACAGCATGAAGTCTGGCTCGTCCCCTACATCAGCGTCCTCGTCCCCGACCAACGCGGCCATCACCCAGCTCAGGCACAAGCTGGAGAACGGCAAGCCCCTCGGGCCACACGAGCAACCCACTCACCTCAGCATCAAATCCGAGCCACTGGACTTCAATGACTACAAGCTGATGATGGCATCGCATGGCTACGGCACGCCGGCGCCCTTCCTGAACGGCGGGATGGGGGCAGGGAGCCCTCTGGGCATTCCCAACTCCCAGAGTCCCCTCCAGCACTTAGGCGTAGGCATGGATAGCCAGACACTGGGGTACCCGTCCCTGGCCAACAACCTGAGCGAGGTGCAGAAGGTGCTCCAGATTGTGGACAACACAGTGTGCCGGCAGAAGATGGACTGCAAGCCCGAAGAACTCTCCAAGCTGAAGGCTTACATGAAGGAGCTGGGATCCCAGATCGAGGAGAGAAAGCAAGGACTGGCTTCCCCCGGTGGACCCCAGACTGGTCTTCCTCTCGTCAACCACAACGGCGCCACCAAGAGCATCATTGACTACACGCTAGAGAAGGTCAACGAAGCCAAAGCCTGCCTCCAGAGCTTGAACACGGACTCTAAGAGACAAATTAGCAATATCAAGAAGGAAAAGTTGAACCACATGATAGATTTAGGTGCAGAGGAGAAAATGCACGAGAACAACATAATGTTTACACCTTTTTCTTGCCAGTATTGTAAAGAAACCTTCCCGGGTCCAATCCCCTTACATCAACATGAGAGATACCTGTGCAAGATGAACGAGGAGATCAAGGCAGTCCTGCAGCCCAGCGACAACATCATGCCCGGCAAGCAGGGGATGTTCGGCGAGAAGCACGCCCACCCGCTCTCGGCCATCATCTCCGAGAAGGTCTTCACCAGCTCCATCAACCCCTACAAGGACCACATGTCAGTACTTAAAGCCTACTTCGCCATGAACATGGAGCCCAACTCAGAGGAACTACTGAAGATTTCCATAGCGGTCGGCCTTCCTCAGGAATTCGTGAAAGAGTGGTTTGAGCAGAGGAAGGTGTATCAGTATGCCAGTTCCAGAACCCCTCCTCTAGACAGGAACACCTTGGAGGTGGGCCTTCCTGCAGCTAACCACATGCCTATCAAAGACTCTGCCCACGCTCGGTCTCCTCTGTCTTTGGTAAAATCCTTGGACCGCATCACGTCGCCCTCCATTGTCGAGCTccacaacaacatcaacaactgCGACGCTCCGCTCAGGCTCGCCAAAACGCCTCAGTTCCCCGGACCCAAGCAGCTCGGCGACAAGCTGGACCACTCCAGGAGCAACACGCCGTCGCCGCTCAACTTGTCTTCGGCCTCCTCCAAGAACTCGCACAGCAGCTCCTACACGCCCAACAGCCTCACGTCCGAGGACCTGCAGGCGGAGCCGCTGGATCTCTCCCTGCCGAAGCTCCTGAAGGAGCCCAAGCATGTGCTTTCCCTCAGGGGCCGGCCCAAGCCCAACGGCGCCCCACTGGACCACAACCCCATCGCCTCGCCCCGCGAGCACTTGGAGGAGCCACTCAACCTCGCCTACCTGTCCAAGAAGGAGTTCGGCAGCCCCAACAGCAGCCTGGACAAAAGCACTAGCCCCATGTTTGGCATTAACCCCTTCGCTGCCAAGCCCTTGTACACCTCCCTACCCCCTCAGAGTGCTTTCCCTGCGGCTCCGTTCATGCCCCCTGTGCAGGCCAGCCTCCCGGGCCTGCGACCCTACCCCACGCTAGACCAGATGAGCTTCCTGCCCCACATggcctacacctacaccacaggAGCCGCCAGCTTTGCTGAGctgcagcagaggaggaagTACCAGCGGAAGCCAGGGTTCCAG GGGGAACTGCTCGATGGCACGGCAGGCTATCTCTCCGGTCTGGATGACATGACAGACTCAGACGCCTGTCTGACCCGGAAGAAGATTAAGAAGACTGAAAGTGGTATGTACGCGTGTGACCTTTGCGACAAAACATTCCAGAAGAGCAGTTCCCTCCTAAGAcacaaatatgaacacacag gcaaACGGCCACACCAGTGCCAGATCTGCAAGAAGGCTTTCAAACACAAGCACCACCTGATCGAGCACTCGCGCCTGCACTCGGGCGAGAAACCCTACCAGTGCGACAAGTGCGGCAAGCGCTTCTCCCACTCCGGCTCCTACTCCCAGCACATGAACCACCGCTACTCCTACTGCAAGAGGGAGGCGGAGGAGCGCGAGGCGGCCGAGAGGGAGGCGCGGGACAAGGGGCACCTGGAGCCCACCGAACTCCTCATGAAGCGGGCGTACCTGCAGGGCCTCACCCCGCCCCCCGTCTACCCCGAGCGGCCCGAACGCGACGCCATCCTACGCGACGGCGTCGTGGTCGACAGGGTCGGGGGCGGAGCCAGGAGCGGGGCCAGGGCGCGGCCCGAGGAGGCGGAGGGGCCCTATGGCAAGGAGAGGGGGGGTCGACGGGAGGAGGAGTTTGAGGAGTTTGAGGAGGAGAGCGAGAACAAGAGCGTGGACACGGACCTGGACACGGCGCGCGACGAGGAGAACGGCGAGCACTCGATGGACGACAGCTCGCTGGACGGCAAGACGGAAACCAAATCTGACCACGAGGACAACATGGAGGACGCCATGTAA
- the zeb2b gene encoding zinc finger E-box-binding homeobox 2b isoform X2 has translation MRQTMADGPRCKRRKQANPRRKNAVLNYENVVETGSETEEEDKLPVSEEDGLLNGVGSPASLANHEPAAPPSPRLGHTLMTKAEDEDEEMRDSGVEHVWHENDMLRASVDGTDELKDDFDCMGADATLQPVGNGTVKSVDCMSEFEEFFAKRKLPDVEAHVVSIADYLQRSDTAIIYPEAPEEIARLGTPEATGPEENDLPPGTPDAFAQLLTCPYCDRGYKRLTSLKEHIKYRHEKNEENFSCPLCSYTFAYRTQLERHMATHKPGRDQHQLLNQGSGNRKFKCTECGKAFKYKHHLKEHLRIHSGEKPYECPNCKKRFSHSGSYSSHISSKKCIGLITVNGRMRNSMKSGSSPTSASSSPTNAAITQLRHKLENGKPLGPHEQPTHLSIKSEPLDFNDYKLMMASHGYGTPAPFLNGGMGAGSPLGIPNSQSPLQHLGVGMDSQTLGYPSLANNLSEVQKVLQIVDNTVCRQKMDCKPEELSKLKAYMKELGSQIEERKQGLASPGGPQTGLPLVNHNGATKSIIDYTLEKVNEAKACLQSLNTDSKRQISNIKKEKLNHMIDLGAEEKMHENNIMFTPFSCQYCKETFPGPIPLHQHERYLCKMNEEIKAVLQPSDNIMPGKQGMFGEKHAHPLSAIISEKVFTSSINPYKDHMSVLKAYFAMNMEPNSEELLKISIAVGLPQEFVKEWFEQRKVYQYASSRTPPLDRNTLEVGLPAANHMPIKDSAHARSPLSLVKSLDRITSPSIVELHNNINNCDAPLRLAKTPQFPGPKQLGDKLDHSRSNTPSPLNLSSASSKNSHSSSYTPNSLTSEDLQAEPLDLSLPKLLKEPKHVLSLRGRPKPNGAPLDHNPIASPREHLEEPLNLAYLSKKEFGSPNSSLDKSTSPMFGINPFAAKPLYTSLPPQSAFPAAPFMPPVQASLPGLRPYPTLDQMSFLPHMAYTYTTGAASFAELQQRRKYQRKPGFQGELLDGTAGYLSGLDDMTDSDACLTRKKIKKTESGMYACDLCDKTFQKSSSLLRHKYEHTGKRPHQCQICKKAFKHKHHLIEHSRLHSGEKPYQCDKCGKRFSHSGSYSQHMNHRYSYCKREAEEREAAEREARDKGHLEPTELLMKRAYLQGLTPPPVYPERPERDAILRDGVVVDRVGGGARSGARARPEEAEGPYGKERGGRREEEFEEFEEESENKSVDTDLDTARDEENGEHSMDDSSLDGKTETKSDHEDNMEDAM, from the exons cagTGCTGAACTATGAGAATGTGGTGGAGACTGGATCCGAGACTGAAGAAGAAGACAAGTTGCCGGTGTCGGAGGAGGATGGCCTACTCAATGGCGTGGGAAGCCCTGCCAGCCTAGCCAATCACGAGCCAGCAGCACCGCCATCCCCAAGGCTGGGCCACACGCTGATGACGAAggctgaggatgaggacgaAGAGATGAGGGACAGTGGCGTGGAGCACGTTTGGCATGAGAATGACATGCTGAGGGCCTCAGTGGATGGTACTG ATGAACTGAAAGATGACTTTGACTGCATGGGGGCAGATGCCACTTTGCAGCCTGTTGGGAACGGTACAG TGAAGAGTGTGGACTGCATGTCTGAGTTTGAGGAGTTTTTCGCCAAGAGGAAGCTGCCCGACGTCGAGGCCCATGTGGTCAGCATCGCCGACTACCTGCAGCGGAGCGACACTGCCATCATCTACCCCGAGGCCCCCGAGGAGATCGCCCGGCTGGGCACGCCGGAGGCCACCGGGCCCGAGGAGAATG ACCTGCCACCTGGAACTCCAGATGCTTTTGCCCAACTGTTGACCTGCCCCTACTGCGACCGCGGCTACAAGCGCTTGACTTCCCTGAAGGAGCACATCAAGTATCGCCATGAGAAGAACGAGGAGAACTTCTCCTGCCCTCTGTGTAGCTACACGTTCGCCTACCGCACTCAGCTGGAGAGACATATGGCCACGCACAAGCCAGGACGAGATCAG CACCAACTGCTGAACCAGGGATCTGGCAACCGCAAGTTCAAATGCACAGAATGTGGCAAGGCCTTCAAATACAAGCACCATCTGAAGGAGCACCTGCGGATCCACAGTG gagaaAAGCCGTACGAATGCCCAAACTGCAAGAAGCGCTTCTCCCACTCGGGCTCCTACAGTTCTCACATCAGTAGTAAGAAGTGCATCGGCCTGATCACCGTCAACGGCCGAATGAGGAACAGCATGAAGTCTGGCTCGTCCCCTACATCAGCGTCCTCGTCCCCGACCAACGCGGCCATCACCCAGCTCAGGCACAAGCTGGAGAACGGCAAGCCCCTCGGGCCACACGAGCAACCCACTCACCTCAGCATCAAATCCGAGCCACTGGACTTCAATGACTACAAGCTGATGATGGCATCGCATGGCTACGGCACGCCGGCGCCCTTCCTGAACGGCGGGATGGGGGCAGGGAGCCCTCTGGGCATTCCCAACTCCCAGAGTCCCCTCCAGCACTTAGGCGTAGGCATGGATAGCCAGACACTGGGGTACCCGTCCCTGGCCAACAACCTGAGCGAGGTGCAGAAGGTGCTCCAGATTGTGGACAACACAGTGTGCCGGCAGAAGATGGACTGCAAGCCCGAAGAACTCTCCAAGCTGAAGGCTTACATGAAGGAGCTGGGATCCCAGATCGAGGAGAGAAAGCAAGGACTGGCTTCCCCCGGTGGACCCCAGACTGGTCTTCCTCTCGTCAACCACAACGGCGCCACCAAGAGCATCATTGACTACACGCTAGAGAAGGTCAACGAAGCCAAAGCCTGCCTCCAGAGCTTGAACACGGACTCTAAGAGACAAATTAGCAATATCAAGAAGGAAAAGTTGAACCACATGATAGATTTAGGTGCAGAGGAGAAAATGCACGAGAACAACATAATGTTTACACCTTTTTCTTGCCAGTATTGTAAAGAAACCTTCCCGGGTCCAATCCCCTTACATCAACATGAGAGATACCTGTGCAAGATGAACGAGGAGATCAAGGCAGTCCTGCAGCCCAGCGACAACATCATGCCCGGCAAGCAGGGGATGTTCGGCGAGAAGCACGCCCACCCGCTCTCGGCCATCATCTCCGAGAAGGTCTTCACCAGCTCCATCAACCCCTACAAGGACCACATGTCAGTACTTAAAGCCTACTTCGCCATGAACATGGAGCCCAACTCAGAGGAACTACTGAAGATTTCCATAGCGGTCGGCCTTCCTCAGGAATTCGTGAAAGAGTGGTTTGAGCAGAGGAAGGTGTATCAGTATGCCAGTTCCAGAACCCCTCCTCTAGACAGGAACACCTTGGAGGTGGGCCTTCCTGCAGCTAACCACATGCCTATCAAAGACTCTGCCCACGCTCGGTCTCCTCTGTCTTTGGTAAAATCCTTGGACCGCATCACGTCGCCCTCCATTGTCGAGCTccacaacaacatcaacaactgCGACGCTCCGCTCAGGCTCGCCAAAACGCCTCAGTTCCCCGGACCCAAGCAGCTCGGCGACAAGCTGGACCACTCCAGGAGCAACACGCCGTCGCCGCTCAACTTGTCTTCGGCCTCCTCCAAGAACTCGCACAGCAGCTCCTACACGCCCAACAGCCTCACGTCCGAGGACCTGCAGGCGGAGCCGCTGGATCTCTCCCTGCCGAAGCTCCTGAAGGAGCCCAAGCATGTGCTTTCCCTCAGGGGCCGGCCCAAGCCCAACGGCGCCCCACTGGACCACAACCCCATCGCCTCGCCCCGCGAGCACTTGGAGGAGCCACTCAACCTCGCCTACCTGTCCAAGAAGGAGTTCGGCAGCCCCAACAGCAGCCTGGACAAAAGCACTAGCCCCATGTTTGGCATTAACCCCTTCGCTGCCAAGCCCTTGTACACCTCCCTACCCCCTCAGAGTGCTTTCCCTGCGGCTCCGTTCATGCCCCCTGTGCAGGCCAGCCTCCCGGGCCTGCGACCCTACCCCACGCTAGACCAGATGAGCTTCCTGCCCCACATggcctacacctacaccacaggAGCCGCCAGCTTTGCTGAGctgcagcagaggaggaagTACCAGCGGAAGCCAGGGTTCCAG GGGGAACTGCTCGATGGCACGGCAGGCTATCTCTCCGGTCTGGATGACATGACAGACTCAGACGCCTGTCTGACCCGGAAGAAGATTAAGAAGACTGAAAGTGGTATGTACGCGTGTGACCTTTGCGACAAAACATTCCAGAAGAGCAGTTCCCTCCTAAGAcacaaatatgaacacacag gcaaACGGCCACACCAGTGCCAGATCTGCAAGAAGGCTTTCAAACACAAGCACCACCTGATCGAGCACTCGCGCCTGCACTCGGGCGAGAAACCCTACCAGTGCGACAAGTGCGGCAAGCGCTTCTCCCACTCCGGCTCCTACTCCCAGCACATGAACCACCGCTACTCCTACTGCAAGAGGGAGGCGGAGGAGCGCGAGGCGGCCGAGAGGGAGGCGCGGGACAAGGGGCACCTGGAGCCCACCGAACTCCTCATGAAGCGGGCGTACCTGCAGGGCCTCACCCCGCCCCCCGTCTACCCCGAGCGGCCCGAACGCGACGCCATCCTACGCGACGGCGTCGTGGTCGACAGGGTCGGGGGCGGAGCCAGGAGCGGGGCCAGGGCGCGGCCCGAGGAGGCGGAGGGGCCCTATGGCAAGGAGAGGGGGGGTCGACGGGAGGAGGAGTTTGAGGAGTTTGAGGAGGAGAGCGAGAACAAGAGCGTGGACACGGACCTGGACACGGCGCGCGACGAGGAGAACGGCGAGCACTCGATGGACGACAGCTCGCTGGACGGCAAGACGGAAACCAAATCTGACCACGAGGACAACATGGAGGACGCCATGTAA
- the zeb2b gene encoding zinc finger E-box-binding homeobox 2b isoform X1 — MATSTAFTIKKGDSPQALGNWASAPAQVLNYENVVETGSETEEEDKLPVSEEDGLLNGVGSPASLANHEPAAPPSPRLGHTLMTKAEDEDEEMRDSGVEHVWHENDMLRASVDGTDELKDDFDCMGADATLQPVGNGTVKSVDCMSEFEEFFAKRKLPDVEAHVVSIADYLQRSDTAIIYPEAPEEIARLGTPEATGPEENDLPPGTPDAFAQLLTCPYCDRGYKRLTSLKEHIKYRHEKNEENFSCPLCSYTFAYRTQLERHMATHKPGRDQHQLLNQGSGNRKFKCTECGKAFKYKHHLKEHLRIHSGEKPYECPNCKKRFSHSGSYSSHISSKKCIGLITVNGRMRNSMKSGSSPTSASSSPTNAAITQLRHKLENGKPLGPHEQPTHLSIKSEPLDFNDYKLMMASHGYGTPAPFLNGGMGAGSPLGIPNSQSPLQHLGVGMDSQTLGYPSLANNLSEVQKVLQIVDNTVCRQKMDCKPEELSKLKAYMKELGSQIEERKQGLASPGGPQTGLPLVNHNGATKSIIDYTLEKVNEAKACLQSLNTDSKRQISNIKKEKLNHMIDLGAEEKMHENNIMFTPFSCQYCKETFPGPIPLHQHERYLCKMNEEIKAVLQPSDNIMPGKQGMFGEKHAHPLSAIISEKVFTSSINPYKDHMSVLKAYFAMNMEPNSEELLKISIAVGLPQEFVKEWFEQRKVYQYASSRTPPLDRNTLEVGLPAANHMPIKDSAHARSPLSLVKSLDRITSPSIVELHNNINNCDAPLRLAKTPQFPGPKQLGDKLDHSRSNTPSPLNLSSASSKNSHSSSYTPNSLTSEDLQAEPLDLSLPKLLKEPKHVLSLRGRPKPNGAPLDHNPIASPREHLEEPLNLAYLSKKEFGSPNSSLDKSTSPMFGINPFAAKPLYTSLPPQSAFPAAPFMPPVQASLPGLRPYPTLDQMSFLPHMAYTYTTGAASFAELQQRRKYQRKPGFQGELLDGTAGYLSGLDDMTDSDACLTRKKIKKTESGMYACDLCDKTFQKSSSLLRHKYEHTGKRPHQCQICKKAFKHKHHLIEHSRLHSGEKPYQCDKCGKRFSHSGSYSQHMNHRYSYCKREAEEREAAEREARDKGHLEPTELLMKRAYLQGLTPPPVYPERPERDAILRDGVVVDRVGGGARSGARARPEEAEGPYGKERGGRREEEFEEFEEESENKSVDTDLDTARDEENGEHSMDDSSLDGKTETKSDHEDNMEDAM; from the exons TGCTGAACTATGAGAATGTGGTGGAGACTGGATCCGAGACTGAAGAAGAAGACAAGTTGCCGGTGTCGGAGGAGGATGGCCTACTCAATGGCGTGGGAAGCCCTGCCAGCCTAGCCAATCACGAGCCAGCAGCACCGCCATCCCCAAGGCTGGGCCACACGCTGATGACGAAggctgaggatgaggacgaAGAGATGAGGGACAGTGGCGTGGAGCACGTTTGGCATGAGAATGACATGCTGAGGGCCTCAGTGGATGGTACTG ATGAACTGAAAGATGACTTTGACTGCATGGGGGCAGATGCCACTTTGCAGCCTGTTGGGAACGGTACAG TGAAGAGTGTGGACTGCATGTCTGAGTTTGAGGAGTTTTTCGCCAAGAGGAAGCTGCCCGACGTCGAGGCCCATGTGGTCAGCATCGCCGACTACCTGCAGCGGAGCGACACTGCCATCATCTACCCCGAGGCCCCCGAGGAGATCGCCCGGCTGGGCACGCCGGAGGCCACCGGGCCCGAGGAGAATG ACCTGCCACCTGGAACTCCAGATGCTTTTGCCCAACTGTTGACCTGCCCCTACTGCGACCGCGGCTACAAGCGCTTGACTTCCCTGAAGGAGCACATCAAGTATCGCCATGAGAAGAACGAGGAGAACTTCTCCTGCCCTCTGTGTAGCTACACGTTCGCCTACCGCACTCAGCTGGAGAGACATATGGCCACGCACAAGCCAGGACGAGATCAG CACCAACTGCTGAACCAGGGATCTGGCAACCGCAAGTTCAAATGCACAGAATGTGGCAAGGCCTTCAAATACAAGCACCATCTGAAGGAGCACCTGCGGATCCACAGTG gagaaAAGCCGTACGAATGCCCAAACTGCAAGAAGCGCTTCTCCCACTCGGGCTCCTACAGTTCTCACATCAGTAGTAAGAAGTGCATCGGCCTGATCACCGTCAACGGCCGAATGAGGAACAGCATGAAGTCTGGCTCGTCCCCTACATCAGCGTCCTCGTCCCCGACCAACGCGGCCATCACCCAGCTCAGGCACAAGCTGGAGAACGGCAAGCCCCTCGGGCCACACGAGCAACCCACTCACCTCAGCATCAAATCCGAGCCACTGGACTTCAATGACTACAAGCTGATGATGGCATCGCATGGCTACGGCACGCCGGCGCCCTTCCTGAACGGCGGGATGGGGGCAGGGAGCCCTCTGGGCATTCCCAACTCCCAGAGTCCCCTCCAGCACTTAGGCGTAGGCATGGATAGCCAGACACTGGGGTACCCGTCCCTGGCCAACAACCTGAGCGAGGTGCAGAAGGTGCTCCAGATTGTGGACAACACAGTGTGCCGGCAGAAGATGGACTGCAAGCCCGAAGAACTCTCCAAGCTGAAGGCTTACATGAAGGAGCTGGGATCCCAGATCGAGGAGAGAAAGCAAGGACTGGCTTCCCCCGGTGGACCCCAGACTGGTCTTCCTCTCGTCAACCACAACGGCGCCACCAAGAGCATCATTGACTACACGCTAGAGAAGGTCAACGAAGCCAAAGCCTGCCTCCAGAGCTTGAACACGGACTCTAAGAGACAAATTAGCAATATCAAGAAGGAAAAGTTGAACCACATGATAGATTTAGGTGCAGAGGAGAAAATGCACGAGAACAACATAATGTTTACACCTTTTTCTTGCCAGTATTGTAAAGAAACCTTCCCGGGTCCAATCCCCTTACATCAACATGAGAGATACCTGTGCAAGATGAACGAGGAGATCAAGGCAGTCCTGCAGCCCAGCGACAACATCATGCCCGGCAAGCAGGGGATGTTCGGCGAGAAGCACGCCCACCCGCTCTCGGCCATCATCTCCGAGAAGGTCTTCACCAGCTCCATCAACCCCTACAAGGACCACATGTCAGTACTTAAAGCCTACTTCGCCATGAACATGGAGCCCAACTCAGAGGAACTACTGAAGATTTCCATAGCGGTCGGCCTTCCTCAGGAATTCGTGAAAGAGTGGTTTGAGCAGAGGAAGGTGTATCAGTATGCCAGTTCCAGAACCCCTCCTCTAGACAGGAACACCTTGGAGGTGGGCCTTCCTGCAGCTAACCACATGCCTATCAAAGACTCTGCCCACGCTCGGTCTCCTCTGTCTTTGGTAAAATCCTTGGACCGCATCACGTCGCCCTCCATTGTCGAGCTccacaacaacatcaacaactgCGACGCTCCGCTCAGGCTCGCCAAAACGCCTCAGTTCCCCGGACCCAAGCAGCTCGGCGACAAGCTGGACCACTCCAGGAGCAACACGCCGTCGCCGCTCAACTTGTCTTCGGCCTCCTCCAAGAACTCGCACAGCAGCTCCTACACGCCCAACAGCCTCACGTCCGAGGACCTGCAGGCGGAGCCGCTGGATCTCTCCCTGCCGAAGCTCCTGAAGGAGCCCAAGCATGTGCTTTCCCTCAGGGGCCGGCCCAAGCCCAACGGCGCCCCACTGGACCACAACCCCATCGCCTCGCCCCGCGAGCACTTGGAGGAGCCACTCAACCTCGCCTACCTGTCCAAGAAGGAGTTCGGCAGCCCCAACAGCAGCCTGGACAAAAGCACTAGCCCCATGTTTGGCATTAACCCCTTCGCTGCCAAGCCCTTGTACACCTCCCTACCCCCTCAGAGTGCTTTCCCTGCGGCTCCGTTCATGCCCCCTGTGCAGGCCAGCCTCCCGGGCCTGCGACCCTACCCCACGCTAGACCAGATGAGCTTCCTGCCCCACATggcctacacctacaccacaggAGCCGCCAGCTTTGCTGAGctgcagcagaggaggaagTACCAGCGGAAGCCAGGGTTCCAG GGGGAACTGCTCGATGGCACGGCAGGCTATCTCTCCGGTCTGGATGACATGACAGACTCAGACGCCTGTCTGACCCGGAAGAAGATTAAGAAGACTGAAAGTGGTATGTACGCGTGTGACCTTTGCGACAAAACATTCCAGAAGAGCAGTTCCCTCCTAAGAcacaaatatgaacacacag gcaaACGGCCACACCAGTGCCAGATCTGCAAGAAGGCTTTCAAACACAAGCACCACCTGATCGAGCACTCGCGCCTGCACTCGGGCGAGAAACCCTACCAGTGCGACAAGTGCGGCAAGCGCTTCTCCCACTCCGGCTCCTACTCCCAGCACATGAACCACCGCTACTCCTACTGCAAGAGGGAGGCGGAGGAGCGCGAGGCGGCCGAGAGGGAGGCGCGGGACAAGGGGCACCTGGAGCCCACCGAACTCCTCATGAAGCGGGCGTACCTGCAGGGCCTCACCCCGCCCCCCGTCTACCCCGAGCGGCCCGAACGCGACGCCATCCTACGCGACGGCGTCGTGGTCGACAGGGTCGGGGGCGGAGCCAGGAGCGGGGCCAGGGCGCGGCCCGAGGAGGCGGAGGGGCCCTATGGCAAGGAGAGGGGGGGTCGACGGGAGGAGGAGTTTGAGGAGTTTGAGGAGGAGAGCGAGAACAAGAGCGTGGACACGGACCTGGACACGGCGCGCGACGAGGAGAACGGCGAGCACTCGATGGACGACAGCTCGCTGGACGGCAAGACGGAAACCAAATCTGACCACGAGGACAACATGGAGGACGCCATGTAA